DNA sequence from the Streptomyces sp. NBC_01497 genome:
TCATCAGCGCGGTGTCAGCGCTCGACCGCGGTGAGGTGGGGGGAAAGAGCGTGGTGGTGTCCTCGTGCGCCGTGACGACCGAGGTTGTCGCCAGGAGTCGCAACGCGTGTCGGGCCTTGGGGGTCACCTGGGGCAGCAGTCCTTCGTGCGCCCGACTGACGCAGACCCGTGGGGCGTCCGCGGTGCACACCAGTTCCTGGGCGACCGGGTCGAGCGTCCCCCGGGCGTAGGCGGCGCCGGTCGGCACGACCAGGGCCGTGGCTGTCGCACCGATGGCCAGTGGCAAGAGCGCGGCGAACGCGCGCTTACGGCTCCGGGCGGCGAAGAGCACGACGCCGGCCACCGCGACCGCGACCATCCAGAGCGCCTGGGCGACGCTGACTCCGCCGCTGACCGTGTCGTAGTCGCTGAACCTGCTCATCCCCATACTCGGGGAGAAGGCGGCCATGAGCCCGTCGTCCGAAAGGGCGTGGGGTGCGAGGATCAGCAGCACGAAGCCGGTCACGGCCAGCGCGGGTGCGGTGGCGAGCGCGGGCAACAGACGTCCGACGGCCAGCCCGAGCCACACCGAGGCGATCATCGCGACCAGTCCGACGCCCACGACGGCAAACGCGGCCGGCGGCAGATAACGCGCCGTGCCCGCGATACGTGGTGCCGCCGCGAGGAGAGTCACCAGGTACGCGACGAGGACCGCCAGCCCGGTCGTGACCAGGATCGGCACGATCCGCCGCGGTCGCGGTCGCGGCACACTGGCGAACAGCTCGGCGACGTGTGCCCGGTGCTCGCGATAGGAGTGCCAGGCACCGGCGGCCATCGCGATAGGCGAGAGGACCGCGAGGTATTCGCGCTGCGTCATGACCAGCGCCATCCACCCTGTGGACCATCGCCCCGCGGTGGCCTGGAGTACGATCGCGCCGCCGACGACGATCAGGAGCGCGGTGCCGAGAGCGGCCGACCGCCGGAGCTGGATGGCGAGGACGCGGGTCATGCGTTGCTCCGGTGCCGCCGCAGGAGTGCGGAGTAACCGCGCTCCGCTGGGCTGTCGCCCGCGTCGCCCCGCCCGCCGTGGGCGATCAGGTCGGCGGGGGTGCTCTGGAAGATGAGTCGGCCTTCGTTCATGAGGAGAACCTCGGTGCAGGCGGCGACGACGTCCTCGACGAGGTGGGTGGAGACCAGCACACAGCTGTCGGCGCCGAGGTCACGCAGCAGATCGCGCAAGTCGAAACGCTGCTCGGGATCGAGTCCGGCGGTGGGCTCGTCGAGCAGCAGCAGTTCGGGATCGTTCACGATGGCCTGAGCGATGCCGGCCCGGCGCAGCATGCCGCCGGACAGCGCCTTCATCCTGGTGTCTGCCTTACTGGTGAGACCCACCCGATCGACCGCACGTTGCACGGCGTCGGGTATCGAGGTTCTGGGCATCTCCTTGAGCCAGGCCATGTACTCGACGAACTCGCGGACGGTGAACCGTGGGTAAAAGCCGGACCGCTGCGGCAGATAGCCCAGTTCGCGACGCACCTCGCGCAGGTCGGTGCGGCCGTCGACCTGCGCGCCGAGCAGCGTCAACGACCCGCCGTCAGGCTTGACGACGGTGGACAGCGCGCGCATCAGCGTGGTCTTGCCGGCACCGTTCGGGCCCAGCAAACCGTGCACGCCTGCCTTCAGAGCCAGGTCGAGGCCATCGACGGCCAGGTGCCGGCCGGCCCGGACACGCAGTTCTCTCGCATGGACGAGCCAGGGGTGAAGGGTGGGGGCCGTTTCGGCAGCACGTACCGATCGCACAGTGTCTCTCCTCGTTACGGGGTCAGTTGCCGCTGGTCAGGCGGCGGAAGTGGGTGGAGGCGAACGGAATGATCGCGGCCAGCGCCACGGTGGTCACCAGCCAGACGCCGCTGCTGCCCGGCTGCAGGACCGGGGACAGGGATCCGGTGGCCAGGCTCGGCAACAGGACGGCCGCGGACCAGGCCGCTCCGAGTCCGATCGCCGCGCGCCGCACGCCGATGAAGGCGCCGAGTGCGAGGGTGGCCGCGGTGAAGGCCAGGCAGGGCAGCAGGACGAGGGCCAGGGAGATTCCGGTGCTCACACCCGCCGCCAGCAGCGCCGGAAGCACGACGACGAGCACCGCGAGTGCGCGCCGCAACACCATGGCCAGACCGGCTGCGGGCGTGGTGGCGATCAGTTCCCAGACCGGGTCGATCCGTCGGCTCCAGGCCACCGCGACCCCGGGCAGCGGAGCCACCGGGGCCAGCAGCAGCACGAGCGACGGCAGCCTCGGCTCGGCGGAGTCGAGGAGCACACCGCAACCCACGACCGCTACGGTCACCGCGAGCCAGGGCAGCAGCGTCCAAGCAAACCGGCGTCGGCGCACGGCCCCTGCCCGTGTGCGTTGCCGGGCAGGAAGCGGGCTCGTATGGATCGCCTGGTCGAGCGAGACGGCGACACGGTCGAGCAGATCCGTCATGGCGGGAGGGGCGTTTGCGGCCAGATGCCCACGGCAGGCAGCGCACGCGTCGAGATGGACCTCGATGGACCAGAGCACGGCATCGTCGAGCCCGCGCCCGCCGTCCGCGTAACGGGCCAGAACCATGGTGGTGGGATGAGTCATGAGAGCGCCTCCCGCAGCGCGATCCGGGCCCGCCTCGCGCGGGTCTTCACCGTGCCTTCCGGCATGCTGAGCAGCACCGCCGTCTGCCGGACCGACAAGTCGTCGAGCACCATCGCCTGCAGTACCTGCCGCAACTCCGGTGGCAGCCGCAGCAACGCCTGTTCGAGGTTCTGATCGACGCGGTTCGCCATCACCTCGTCCTCGGCGGCCGGCACGGTCGTCTCCGCCACCGCAAGGGTCGGCAGCCGCTCCTGCCGAGCGCGCCGGCGGAACGCGTCGACCAGACGGTTCGCGGCGATCGTCCAGAGCCAGCCGACGGCACTGCCCCCGGTCACGGAGCCCGCGTAGCTGCCCGCTGCCCGCCACACCGCCAGGTAGGTCTCCTGAAGCACGTCGGCGACGACGTCGTCGTCAGCGCAACGGCGGCGGAGCCGCACCGCCAACCAGGGCGAGGTGCGCCGGTACAACGCGTCGAAAGCCGCCCGGTCACCGCCGGCGATGCGACGCACGAGTTCTGCCTCGTCGAGTTCTGCCATGCCTTTCACGCCCAGGGAGACGACACGAGGGTCGATTCAGGTTCTCGGACGGCTCGGCGCGGACCGAGAGCAACTTCGCCGCACGCGGAGGGCCACCGGTGGGGGTGCCTCGTCGAGCACGGGATCGCCGGTTCGGGTTGCGTGCGCCGACCGGGCGGCCCCGCACGGTGAGCGACGAGAAGGTGGCGGGCCCGGTGGCCAGGATGCTGGAGCGCACTCGGCAGGACCCCACCTATGGGTGGGCACGGTCGACGGCCAGCGGACGGGCATGCCACAGTCGACGGTCCCGGGTCTCCAGGGCTTCCGTCTCCAGCCGCACCGAGGCGAGACATCTCTGCTGCCGACCGGCCCGTACGTCGATTTCACGTTGTCGCCGGTCTCCGCCTGGACCTCCGGAGCGTGCCCTGGTCTTCTGTGCTGACGGGTGCACGGGTGCACGGGTGCACGGGTGCACGGGTGGACGAGTGCACGGGTGCACGGGTGGACGAGAAGGCGCAGACCAGGCCCTGAACCGACGCCCGCCGGCTTTGCCGAGGATGCCCGGTGTCCCCGAAGGCCAGACCATGGACCACTTCCGGCACGACATCGTCGAACGCTTCGCCGTATATCCGCGGCGAATTCCCGACTCGGAGAACCAGGCCAGTGTGGTCGGGAGTGGGAGCGGAGCCTCGCCTTCGGACCGGCGACGTGTGATGGAGCCGGCGGTGGCGTGTCGTAGGTGTCAGTCTCAGCCGGCGGTGAGTCCGAGGATGTGCCGAGCGGTGCCACCGGGGTCGACGATCTGGTGCAGATGCGCGCCGGGCAGGTGTGCGGTCCGCCAGCCGCGTTCGTGCGCTTCCGTGGCCATGTCGTCGTAAGGGGGGCCGAACAGCAGGTAGGAACAGGGGTGGTCGTCCCAGCCGTCGGGGACTGGGACGCGCTGTTCGTAGTAGGAAAGAGGCAGCGTGGGCTGCTCGGAGACGACCTTCTGCCGCATCTCCGGTTCAGAGAACATGGGCGCGATGTCGGCCTCGTCCCACCAGTCGGTCCAGCGCGGCAGCGTGCCGTCCACGGCCATGGGCCGCAGGAACTCCAGGAGTTCGGGTGGGGCGACGGGGGTAGACCCGTTGCGGGCGGGTAGCGCGGCATCGACGAAGACCGAGCCGGTCACCGGATGATCGAGCCCCGAGCGGATCGACGGGAGGAACAGACCCGCGTTGCTGTGTGCCACGAGCACGAGTGGGCGATCTGTCGGGATGGTCGCGAGGTCGTCACGCACGGCGGCAGCGATCCGCGGCCAGAACGGCGGTTCGCCGGCGCCCACATGCAGGAGGGAAGGCACGCGGACCTGGTATCCCGCGGTGGTCAGCTGTTCGGCCACCGGCTTCCACGTGGAGGGGCCCACTGACGGACTGTGTACGAGAACGAAGATCGGTTGCATGCGAGCATCCTGCCGCTGCTCCGTCTGCGGTCGCGACCGCCTCGGCTGACGGCGAACACCGGGTATGCGGTGGAGCGGGCTTGCACGGCGTTCCACCAGCAGGCGGCAGGCCTCGGGCAGCACCCGAAGCCGGACGCTGACTTCGCGGGTCTCCACTAGGATCAGCTGCCCATGGGTACGGATGCGGGAAACAAGATGATCTCGGTCCCGCCGGGACAGGTGACGCTGTCGGATCGGCGGACACAGCGCAGTTGGCTGGTCGAGCTCGCGCCGTACCAGTTGGCCGCGTTCCCGGTCACCCAGGCGCTGTACGCACGGATCTCCGGCCGGCGGCCGGGCGCCGTCTGTGGGGATCGGCTGCCTGTTGACGGGGTTTCCTGGTGGGACGCGGTCCGGTTCTGCAATGCCCTGTCGAAACGTGAGGGGTTCGCGCCTGCCTACAACCTCCGCGCTGACGGCGAAGCCGTCGAGTGGGATGCCTCTGCCGACGGGTACCGGCTGCCGACCGAGGCCGAGTGGGAACACGCCTGCCGTGCCGGGACTGCAGGACCGCGTTACGGGCCACTCGACGAGATCGCTTGGTACCGCGGCAACTCGCAAGGACGGGTACACGAGGTGGGCGCCAAGCGGGCCAACCTGTGGGGTCTGTCCGACATGCTCGGCGATGTCTGGGAATGGTGCTGGGACATCTACGATGCCGAGGTCTACGGGGACTACCGCGTGCTTCGCGGCGGTGGTTGGTTCGACGAACATTGGAGCTGCCGGGCCTCCGTGCGGCGCCGCAGCCATCCGACGTTCCAGGTCGACGACGTGGGATTCCGCATCGCGCGGTCCAACTGGGCTGAGTCTGACCATGCGTGATCACCATGGGCGTAGCCGCTCCAGCCTCCGTCGGCTTCCGTGACCAGGCGGGGCGTCTTGTCGTGGCGTGGCAGCCGGCGCCGTTGCGAAGGCGGGTGCCCGGGGGCCTGGAGAACACGAGGGCGGATCGTGGAACCCTTCCGCACTACGGTGTGAGTCGATGCCTATCGTGAAGTGCTCAGTCCCGTACAGACGCACGGACTCAGTAGCTGATGCGGAGGCCCGCCCTCGGTTGAACATCGGACCCTCTTCGTCAGCGCGCGCTGAAAGGCCGGCGGCTCAGCGCTCCGGTCCGGCCGGCCCCGACCGCTGGGCGGCGGACAACCGGGACTTGGCGATATTGCGGATACGGCGGGTGCGGCCACTTTCCGCCAGGACGTCCAGAACAGTCATGGCTGAGCAATGTTCGGCGCTGTGGAGCTGTAGCCAGTTGGAGGCCGCGAGCAGGTTCTCGGCGTCCCACGGCTCGCTCAAGGTCATCGCCCGCAGCAGGGTCCACTCCTTGAGGCGCCGTGCGGAGAACTCGTCCACTCCGACAGGGGAAGCCATCTCCAGGCGCCAGGCAGGATAGCCGGGACCCGTGAGCAGTTCAGCGGCTCGTCTGTCGAGGTACTCGCAGACGGCACTGTTAGCCATCCTCTGATCCGGATCGGCGAGTACGTGGGCGACGAGGGCAGCCGCATCCGCCGGGCCCACCTCGTCGAACGCCTGCTGGTAGCGGGCAAAGCGAACGTGCTCGTCCGGGTCCCAGTCGGGATCGTCCGCCGACACCGCGCCGCTCGGCACCACCGTCACCCCTCTCAGCCGGTTCGGGAGGGAAGCCTGCCACAACCCTGGCACTCCGATGCCTGGCGAAGCCTCGCGGGGACCCGCACAGGGTTCTGGTCATACTCCGCGTCGCGGAGGCCGGATCGGTCAGCCGGTGGATGACCGTGCCGGGGGAGCTTGGGGTCGCCGGCCGTGGCCTCGGCCCTTGACCGGGACACGGAGCAGCGGGACGAGAGCGCTGATCGGGCGTTTCGAGTTGGTGACGGCCGCTTGGCGGAACCTGTAGGTGGAGTCGAGCACCCGCAGGATGGTGGCGGGTGCGAGCAGTGGGTCGATTGCGGCGCCTTCTCTCCAGCGGGTAGGCGTGGTCCGGATGCGTCGTGTCCGCAAGCCCTCGCATCTTTGGCGAGGCCATGGAAGGCGGTCGGCGCGCTCCGCATCACCGGCGTCACCAACGTCGCCGCCGCCAACCGCCACCGCGCCCGCGACAGGACCCGACTACCGGCACTACTCGGCATCACCTGACGACTTTGCCGGGGCTCTGGGTGTCCGTCGCACTGTTCAAGGGAGTGGATGTGGCCTCCCGGGGATTCGGGCGGCGGCTGCGGCAACGGTCGCCAGGTCATCGCCCGAGAAGCCGGCGCGGCTCAGAACCGCCAGGGATTTGTTCGTCGCCAGCGTGCACAACGCCAGCTCTGCCGCCTCCTGCTCACCGGCCCCCGCCGCCAGCAACGCCTGCTCCAGCATCGTCCGCAAACCATCCATCACCGCGCGGACCATCGCCTGGCTCTCCGCGTCGAGCGCCGGGAACTGCGTCGCCGACACCGTGACCAGGCAGCCGTCCGGGACCGTCGGGTCGGCGATGCGGTTCAGGGTGACCTGCAGGAAGGCGGCCACGGCGGCGCTGGGGCTCGGGTGGGGGCCGGACAGTGCCTGGTCGAACAGCGGGTGGTAGGTCTGCACGTACCGTTCGAGGCTTTTGCGGAAGAGGGCGCTCTTGTCACCGAAGGTGCCGTAGAGCGAGCCCCGACCCAGGCCCGTGCCCTCGGTCAGGCGGTCGATCGACGCCTCCGAATAGCCCCAGCGCCAGAAGACGTGCATCGCGCGTCGTAGTGCGTCATCCACGTCGAATTGCTTGCGGCCCGCCA
Encoded proteins:
- a CDS encoding ATP-binding cassette domain-containing protein, with protein sequence MRSVRAAETAPTLHPWLVHARELRVRAGRHLAVDGLDLALKAGVHGLLGPNGAGKTTLMRALSTVVKPDGGSLTLLGAQVDGRTDLREVRRELGYLPQRSGFYPRFTVREFVEYMAWLKEMPRTSIPDAVQRAVDRVGLTSKADTRMKALSGGMLRRAGIAQAIVNDPELLLLDEPTAGLDPEQRFDLRDLLRDLGADSCVLVSTHLVEDVVAACTEVLLMNEGRLIFQSTPADLIAHGGRGDAGDSPAERGYSALLRRHRSNA
- a CDS encoding RNA polymerase sigma factor; the protein is MAELDEAELVRRIAGGDRAAFDALYRRTSPWLAVRLRRRCADDDVVADVLQETYLAVWRAAGSYAGSVTGGSAVGWLWTIAANRLVDAFRRRARQERLPTLAVAETTVPAAEDEVMANRVDQNLEQALLRLPPELRQVLQAMVLDDLSVRQTAVLLSMPEGTVKTRARRARIALREALS
- a CDS encoding alpha/beta hydrolase, with product MGPSTWKPVAEQLTTAGYQVRVPSLLHVGAGEPPFWPRIAAAVRDDLATIPTDRPLVLVAHSNAGLFLPSIRSGLDHPVTGSVFVDAALPARNGSTPVAPPELLEFLRPMAVDGTLPRWTDWWDEADIAPMFSEPEMRQKVVSEQPTLPLSYYEQRVPVPDGWDDHPCSYLLFGPPYDDMATEAHERGWRTAHLPGAHLHQIVDPGGTARHILGLTAG
- a CDS encoding formylglycine-generating enzyme family protein translates to MGTDAGNKMISVPPGQVTLSDRRTQRSWLVELAPYQLAAFPVTQALYARISGRRPGAVCGDRLPVDGVSWWDAVRFCNALSKREGFAPAYNLRADGEAVEWDASADGYRLPTEAEWEHACRAGTAGPRYGPLDEIAWYRGNSQGRVHEVGAKRANLWGLSDMLGDVWEWCWDIYDAEVYGDYRVLRGGGWFDEHWSCRASVRRRSHPTFQVDDVGFRIARSNWAESDHA
- a CDS encoding TetR/AcrR family transcriptional regulator, coding for MAGRKQFDVDDALRRAMHVFWRWGYSEASIDRLTEGTGLGRGSLYGTFGDKSALFRKSLERYVQTYHPLFDQALSGPHPSPSAAVAAFLQVTLNRIADPTVPDGCLVTVSATQFPALDAESQAMVRAVMDGLRTMLEQALLAAGAGEQEAAELALCTLATNKSLAVLSRAGFSGDDLATVAAAAARIPGRPHPLP